A genomic window from Acidimicrobiales bacterium includes:
- a CDS encoding DUF3303 family protein has translation MKYLVSWTTRNGASAADNEAAVARVLEVYGKWSPPSDATFHQFLGRLDARGGCAVVETDNPDSLAEGPAKFGPYFDYEIVPMVDIGDTVRHVSEGIEFRRSAK, from the coding sequence ATGAAATATCTCGTGTCATGGACGACGCGGAATGGGGCTTCCGCCGCGGACAACGAAGCTGCGGTGGCCCGTGTCCTCGAGGTCTACGGCAAGTGGTCGCCGCCGTCTGACGCGACCTTCCACCAGTTCCTGGGGCGACTAGATGCCCGGGGTGGCTGCGCAGTGGTGGAGACCGACAATCCAGACTCCCTCGCCGAGGGACCGGCGAAGTTCGGCCCGTATTTCGACTATGAGATTGTCCCGATGGTCGACATCGGTGACACGGTCCGCCACGTCAGCGAAGGGATTGAGTTCCGTCGTTCGGCCAAGTAG